One segment of Sphingomonas qomolangmaensis DNA contains the following:
- a CDS encoding alpha-amylase family glycosyl hydrolase — protein MSTAARSLLADAEPWWKGAVIYQIYPRSFADANGDGVGDLPGITQRLDHVAGLGVDAIWLSPFFTSPMRDSGYDVADFCGVDPVFGTIADFDTLMAKAHRLGLKVLIDQVYSHSSDRHPWFVESRSSRDNAKADWYVWADPKPDGSPPSNWQSVFGGPAWQWDARRTQYYLHNFLVEQPDLNLHHPQVQEAMLGAARFWLERGVDGFRFDALNFAMHDPLLRDNPPLPPTNRARRRSFDFQDKIHNQSHPDIPVFIERLAAEMRSYGATFSMAEVGGDHWAREMALYTQGAARLDSAYGFNFLYAEALTPALVVDALSVWPDTPDHGWPSWAFENHDAPRAVSRWTAPAHARAFARMKMLLLLSLRGNAILYQGEELGLGQVEIPFERLVDPEAIANWPITLSRDGVRTPMPWQGDAKDRGFGSIDPWLPHGADHGALAVDQQEADGDSLLHWTRRLIALRRAEPALRSGSSRVVSADEAVLVLERTHPGGATLRCAFNLSDRAVAFTVDGAVLVATGDYSGGILGGYSAVVMRGRA, from the coding sequence ATGAGCACTGCGGCAAGATCGCTGCTCGCCGACGCCGAGCCCTGGTGGAAGGGCGCGGTGATCTATCAGATCTATCCCCGCAGCTTTGCCGATGCCAATGGCGACGGTGTCGGCGACCTGCCCGGCATCACCCAGCGGCTCGACCATGTGGCCGGCCTGGGTGTCGATGCGATCTGGCTGTCGCCCTTCTTCACTTCGCCGATGCGCGACTCGGGCTATGACGTCGCCGATTTCTGCGGGGTAGACCCGGTATTCGGGACGATCGCCGATTTCGACACACTGATGGCCAAGGCCCATCGGCTCGGGCTGAAAGTGCTGATCGACCAGGTCTATTCGCATTCGTCGGACCGGCATCCCTGGTTCGTCGAAAGCCGCTCCAGCCGAGACAATGCAAAGGCCGACTGGTATGTCTGGGCCGATCCCAAGCCCGACGGGTCGCCGCCATCGAACTGGCAATCGGTGTTTGGTGGGCCGGCATGGCAATGGGACGCGCGGCGCACGCAATATTATCTGCACAATTTCCTGGTCGAGCAGCCCGATCTGAACCTCCATCATCCGCAGGTGCAGGAAGCGATGCTGGGCGCGGCGCGGTTCTGGCTCGAGCGCGGCGTCGATGGGTTTCGCTTCGATGCGCTCAATTTCGCGATGCACGATCCCTTGCTGAGGGATAATCCGCCGCTACCGCCGACCAACCGCGCGCGCAGGCGTTCGTTCGATTTCCAGGACAAGATCCACAACCAGTCGCACCCCGACATTCCCGTCTTCATCGAGCGGCTGGCCGCCGAGATGCGATCCTATGGCGCCACATTCTCGATGGCCGAAGTCGGCGGCGATCACTGGGCGCGGGAAATGGCGTTGTACACGCAAGGCGCGGCGCGGCTCGACAGCGCCTATGGCTTCAACTTCCTCTATGCCGAAGCGCTGACCCCCGCGCTGGTGGTGGATGCGCTCTCGGTTTGGCCCGATACGCCCGATCATGGTTGGCCGAGCTGGGCGTTCGAGAATCACGATGCGCCGCGCGCGGTTTCGCGGTGGACGGCCCCCGCGCATGCGCGAGCGTTCGCGCGGATGAAGATGCTGCTGCTGCTGAGCCTGCGCGGTAATGCGATCCTGTACCAGGGCGAAGAACTGGGGCTGGGACAGGTGGAGATACCCTTCGAACGGCTGGTCGATCCCGAAGCGATCGCCAACTGGCCGATAACGCTGTCGCGCGACGGCGTGCGTACGCCGATGCCCTGGCAAGGCGATGCCAAGGATCGCGGCTTCGGTTCGATCGATCCATGGCTGCCCCATGGTGCCGATCACGGCGCGCTGGCGGTGGACCAGCAGGAAGCCGATGGCGATTCGCTGCTGCACTGGACCAGGCGGCTGATCGCACTGCGCCGCGCGGAACCCGCGCTGCGATCGGGTTCCTCGCGCGTCGTCTCGGCGGACGAGGCGGTGCTGGTGCTGGAGCGCACGCATCCGGGCGGCGCAACCTTGCGCTGTGCGTTCAACCTGTCCGACCGCGCGGTGGCATTTACCGTGGACGGCGCGGTGCTGGTGGCAACGGGGGATTATAGCGGCGGCATATTGGGAGGGTATTCGGCCGTGGTGATGCGGGGCCGAGCGTAG
- a CDS encoding alpha-amylase family glycosyl hydrolase has product MIRTLATAMAIAIIAAPPAAAQQVARQPELRRRLPQDEVIYFVLPDRFANGDRRNDRGGIAGDRLAHGFDPTHKGFFHGGDIKGLIDRLDYIQSLGMTAIWLTPVFKNKPVQGGKGEESAGYHGYWITDFTTVDPHLGADTDFTALVAAAHARGMKVYMDIIANHTADVFYFAECEGKATCAYRSRADFPYATRGGPKGEPINRGFAGDRVMTTQNFARLTDPNYAYTVKIKPQERTIKVPAWLNEPIHYHNRGNTMFSNESSTMGDFVGLDDLMTESPRVVKGMIDIYGDWIDRFGVDGFRIDTARHVNPEFWTKFTPAMLDRAKAKGIPNFHIFGEAAWSEPEIGLLQRHTVVDKLPSVLDFAFATAVQQTVAEGKPTAALAKLFWGDAMYAGGEPAALQLPTFIGNHDQGRFAMFVTRANPQADDAELLARTRLGHEMLLTLRGVPTIYYGDEQGFAGKGNDQDSRQTMFASSAATYLEEKLVGTARTHRQDHFRTDHPLFQTIATLSKLRVATPALRRGRQVTRAYHDASGEGVPGLFAVSRFDPASDAEVVIAFNTSAAPIAANIEVEARSTDFGALYGTGCPTTATAPGSVAVTIAPFSTIVCAATGSR; this is encoded by the coding sequence ATGATCCGCACGCTAGCCACCGCGATGGCGATAGCCATCATCGCCGCCCCGCCTGCCGCCGCGCAACAAGTCGCGCGGCAACCCGAATTGCGCCGGCGGCTGCCGCAGGACGAAGTGATCTATTTCGTGCTGCCCGATCGCTTCGCCAATGGTGATCGGCGCAACGATCGCGGCGGCATCGCTGGCGACCGGCTCGCGCATGGATTCGACCCGACGCATAAGGGCTTTTTCCATGGCGGCGACATCAAGGGGCTGATCGACCGGCTCGACTATATCCAGTCGCTGGGAATGACCGCGATCTGGCTGACACCGGTGTTCAAGAACAAGCCGGTGCAGGGCGGCAAGGGCGAGGAATCGGCGGGATATCACGGCTATTGGATCACCGATTTCACGACGGTCGATCCGCATCTGGGGGCCGATACCGATTTCACCGCGCTGGTGGCGGCTGCGCATGCGCGCGGCATGAAGGTGTATATGGACATCATCGCCAACCACACCGCCGATGTGTTCTATTTCGCCGAATGCGAGGGCAAGGCGACCTGCGCCTATCGCAGCCGTGCCGATTTTCCCTATGCCACGCGCGGCGGGCCGAAGGGCGAGCCGATCAATCGGGGCTTTGCCGGCGATCGGGTGATGACGACGCAGAATTTCGCGCGGCTGACCGACCCGAATTACGCGTATACCGTGAAAATAAAGCCCCAGGAACGTACGATCAAGGTTCCGGCATGGCTGAACGAGCCGATCCATTATCATAACCGCGGCAACACAATGTTCTCCAACGAAAGCTCGACGATGGGCGATTTCGTCGGGCTGGACGATCTGATGACCGAGAGCCCTCGCGTGGTGAAGGGCATGATCGACATTTATGGCGACTGGATCGACCGGTTCGGCGTCGATGGCTTTCGCATCGATACCGCACGGCATGTGAACCCCGAATTCTGGACCAAGTTCACCCCGGCGATGCTGGATCGCGCGAAGGCGAAGGGCATTCCCAATTTCCATATCTTCGGCGAAGCGGCGTGGAGCGAGCCGGAAATCGGCTTGTTGCAGCGTCACACCGTCGTCGACAAATTGCCGAGCGTGCTGGATTTCGCGTTTGCGACGGCGGTTCAGCAGACCGTGGCGGAGGGCAAGCCGACCGCTGCGCTCGCCAAATTATTCTGGGGCGATGCGATGTATGCCGGGGGCGAGCCCGCCGCGCTGCAATTGCCGACCTTCATCGGCAACCACGATCAGGGGCGCTTCGCGATGTTCGTGACCAGGGCCAATCCGCAAGCCGACGACGCCGAACTGCTCGCGCGGACGCGGCTGGGGCACGAGATGCTGCTGACGCTGCGCGGCGTCCCCACGATCTATTATGGCGACGAACAGGGCTTTGCGGGCAAGGGCAATGATCAGGATTCGCGCCAGACGATGTTCGCATCAAGCGCCGCGACCTATCTGGAAGAGAAGCTGGTCGGCACCGCGCGGACGCATCGCCAGGATCATTTCCGCACCGATCATCCGCTGTTCCAGACCATCGCCACCTTGTCGAAGCTTCGCGTCGCGACCCCGGCGCTGAGGCGCGGGCGGCAGGTGACGCGTGCGTATCACGATGCTTCGGGCGAAGGCGTGCCGGGGTTGTTTGCCGTCAGCCGCTTCGACCCTGCAAGCGATGCCGAGGTGGTGATCGCGTTCAACACCTCCGCCGCGCCGATTGCCGCCAATATCGAGGTCGAGGCGCGCTCGACCGATTTTGGTGCGCTGTACGGCACCGGCTGTCCGACGACCGCTACGGCACCCGGATCGGTCGCGGTGACGATCGCGCCGTTCTCGACGATTGTCTGCGCGGCAACGGGGTCGCGATGA
- a CDS encoding tryptophan halogenase family protein: MRDDRTIVIAGGGTAGWMAAAAFARFLAPGWRIVLVESEAIGTVGVGEATIPQISLFNKHLGIDEDAFLRATQGTIKLGIEFRDWVRPGHSYLHGFGDTGRPLGLLGFHHYWLRARSEGFAAAFDDYSLNNVAALRGGFARFEARGPVPPMPYAFHFDAGLYAAFLRRYAEARGVIRHEGRILSVERDDGGDISALLIEGERRVAGDLFIDCTGFGALLIGGALGAGYEDWSDWLPCDRALAVPSARVAVPIPYTRATAQKAGWQWRIPLQHRTGNGYVYDSKHISDDEAAATLLANLDGEALAEPRPLRFTAGRREQAWVRNCVAVGLASGFLEPLESTSIHLIQTAIARILAFLPTGRISDADRAEYNNESRLELHFIRDFLVLHYHANARIGEPFWDAARTRKLPPELDRKLALWRSSARLSRREGELFAEPGWTQVLIGQEVMPDAWHPLADAVPSADLKAFLDGVADVAARTGAAMPAHADLLAQLAGNPAQQGVNA; encoded by the coding sequence ATGCGCGACGACCGGACCATCGTAATCGCGGGGGGCGGCACCGCGGGATGGATGGCAGCGGCGGCGTTCGCGCGCTTCCTGGCGCCGGGCTGGCGGATCGTGCTCGTCGAATCCGAGGCGATCGGCACGGTGGGTGTCGGGGAAGCGACGATCCCGCAAATATCGTTGTTCAACAAGCATTTGGGCATCGACGAGGACGCGTTTCTGCGCGCCACGCAGGGAACGATCAAGCTTGGGATCGAATTTCGCGACTGGGTGCGGCCCGGGCATTCCTATCTGCACGGCTTTGGCGACACGGGGCGCCCGCTGGGGCTGCTGGGTTTTCACCATTACTGGTTGCGCGCGCGATCCGAGGGGTTTGCGGCGGCTTTCGACGACTATTCGCTCAACAATGTCGCGGCGTTGCGCGGCGGGTTTGCGCGGTTCGAGGCCCGGGGACCGGTGCCGCCAATGCCCTATGCCTTCCACTTCGATGCCGGGCTGTATGCGGCGTTCCTGCGGCGTTACGCCGAGGCACGCGGGGTGATCCGGCATGAGGGGCGGATCCTGTCGGTCGAGCGCGACGATGGCGGCGACATTTCGGCGCTGTTGATCGAGGGCGAGCGGCGGGTCGCGGGGGATCTGTTCATCGACTGCACGGGCTTTGGTGCGCTGCTGATCGGCGGCGCGCTGGGCGCGGGCTATGAGGACTGGAGCGATTGGCTGCCCTGCGACCGCGCGCTGGCGGTGCCATCGGCGCGGGTTGCGGTGCCAATACCCTATACGCGCGCGACCGCGCAAAAGGCGGGATGGCAGTGGCGCATCCCGTTGCAGCATCGCACCGGCAACGGGTATGTGTACGACAGCAAGCATATTTCGGACGACGAGGCGGCGGCGACGCTGCTCGCGAATCTCGATGGCGAGGCGCTGGCGGAGCCGCGTCCGCTGCGATTCACCGCTGGCCGGCGCGAGCAAGCCTGGGTGCGCAATTGCGTGGCGGTGGGGCTGGCCAGCGGGTTTCTGGAGCCGCTCGAATCGACCAGCATCCACCTGATTCAAACCGCGATCGCGCGCATCCTGGCGTTTCTGCCGACCGGCCGGATCAGCGATGCCGACCGCGCCGAATATAACAACGAGTCGCGGCTAGAGCTTCATTTCATCCGCGACTTTCTCGTCCTCCATTACCACGCAAATGCGCGCATCGGCGAGCCGTTCTGGGACGCGGCGCGGACGCGGAAATTGCCGCCCGAGCTGGACCGCAAACTGGCGCTGTGGCGATCGTCAGCGCGGCTGTCGCGGCGCGAGGGCGAGTTGTTCGCCGAACCGGGCTGGACGCAGGTGCTGATCGGCCAGGAAGTGATGCCCGATGCCTGGCATCCGCTCGCCGATGCGGTGCCGAGCGCCGATCTCAAGGCCTTTCTCGATGGCGTGGCCGACGTCGCGGCGCGCACCGGCGCGGCGATGCCTGCCCATGCCGATCTGCTGGCGCAGCTTGCCGGCAACCCTGCGCAGCAAGGAGTGAATGCATGA
- a CDS encoding TonB-dependent receptor translates to MIAFATPAIAQDVQETPPADAEAEEIVVTGFRQSLENAVAAKKERDLVVESISAEDIGRLPDASIAESIARLPGLTSQRVSGRSNAISIRGFAPDFSTTLLNGREQTSTGDNRAVEYDQYPSEVVNQVLVYKTAQSNLIGQGLSGTVDLRSVIGGSKSYVTSTNLKRLGLQGTLQWQPAPNYTITLDGFFSDFDDPQIKRGIELPLAFDGDGPQATRPQLLNPVVDNNFVTGGTFTNVEGVVRNDSFERKAKLYSFGLNQKYEGDDGWNLFVDISYSKTDRSETIIESYAGTGYGLDTGASDTIGFQSGTSGTVFSPTLNYSDPNLILLTDPRGWGGANVQAGYFNDRQVRDEIQQYRGEVEKELEGFLRSIQFGLNYTRREKALTPDESLLVLTGGAFQQQIPSEYLLGSTNISYLGLGPMLSYNPAELLEGGVYDLIRNTSLDVPAKAFQINEDVMAAYLQANVDQEIGTAVLTGNFGVQFVSTVQKSSGLVAAGGALQPTVAGDDYIDVLPSVNLSLRLPSDWVFRVAAARQMQRARLDDMRVAINYGINTGVPGGIYQGSGGNPQLRPIRSNSYDATIEKYFGTRGYIALQGFYKDLQSFVYNLEQEFDFTSYPKPIGVQPATNIGLLNQPINGEGGNIYGVELAGTLPFGELSGALDGFGVTGGLSYTETQIQPTPGAPSEDIPGYSRWVANGTAFFEKWGFNARGSVRYRSTFIGELSGFGANRVRRRALDETIIDAQIGYDFQAGSALEGVSVFVQGQNLTDEPFVTVDPRDERAIVDFQQYGRRFLAGATVRF, encoded by the coding sequence ATGATCGCGTTTGCCACGCCGGCGATCGCGCAGGATGTGCAGGAAACGCCGCCCGCCGATGCCGAAGCCGAAGAGATCGTCGTAACGGGGTTTCGCCAGAGCCTCGAGAACGCCGTTGCCGCGAAGAAAGAACGCGATCTGGTCGTCGAATCGATTTCGGCGGAGGATATCGGTCGCCTGCCCGACGCGTCGATCGCGGAATCGATCGCGCGCCTCCCGGGCCTGACGTCGCAACGTGTGTCGGGCCGCTCGAACGCAATATCGATCCGCGGTTTCGCGCCCGATTTCTCGACGACGCTGCTCAATGGTCGCGAGCAGACGTCCACCGGCGATAATCGCGCGGTCGAATATGACCAATATCCGTCCGAGGTCGTCAACCAGGTGCTGGTCTACAAGACCGCACAATCGAACCTGATCGGCCAGGGCCTTTCGGGCACGGTCGACCTGCGCAGCGTGATCGGCGGATCGAAGAGCTATGTCACGTCGACCAACTTGAAGCGGCTGGGGTTGCAGGGGACGCTGCAGTGGCAGCCTGCGCCGAACTATACGATCACGCTCGACGGATTCTTCTCGGATTTCGACGATCCGCAAATCAAGCGGGGTATCGAGCTGCCGCTGGCGTTCGACGGCGATGGACCGCAAGCGACCCGACCGCAGTTGCTGAACCCGGTGGTCGACAACAACTTCGTGACGGGCGGCACCTTCACCAATGTCGAAGGCGTGGTCCGCAACGATTCCTTCGAGCGCAAGGCCAAGCTCTACTCCTTCGGTCTCAACCAGAAATACGAAGGCGATGACGGCTGGAACCTCTTCGTCGACATCAGCTATTCGAAGACCGATCGCAGCGAGACGATCATCGAAAGCTACGCCGGGACCGGCTATGGTCTCGATACCGGGGCGTCCGATACGATCGGTTTCCAAAGCGGTACCAGCGGCACGGTGTTCAGCCCGACGCTGAATTATTCGGACCCCAATCTGATCCTGCTGACCGATCCGCGCGGCTGGGGCGGAGCGAATGTCCAGGCTGGATATTTCAACGACCGCCAGGTTCGCGACGAAATCCAGCAATATCGCGGCGAGGTCGAGAAAGAGCTGGAGGGCTTCCTGCGGTCGATCCAGTTCGGCCTGAACTATACGCGGCGTGAAAAGGCGCTGACGCCCGATGAATCATTGCTGGTGCTGACAGGCGGCGCGTTCCAGCAGCAGATCCCGAGTGAATATCTGCTGGGATCGACCAATATCAGCTATCTGGGGCTGGGGCCGATGCTCAGCTACAACCCCGCCGAGCTACTGGAGGGCGGCGTTTACGACCTCATCCGGAATACCAGCCTCGACGTGCCTGCCAAGGCGTTCCAGATCAACGAAGACGTCATGGCAGCGTATCTGCAGGCCAATGTCGATCAGGAGATCGGCACCGCGGTGCTGACGGGCAATTTCGGCGTGCAGTTCGTCTCGACGGTGCAGAAATCGTCGGGGCTCGTCGCGGCGGGCGGCGCGCTCCAGCCGACGGTGGCGGGCGACGACTATATCGATGTGCTGCCGAGCGTGAACCTGTCGTTGCGGCTGCCCAGCGACTGGGTGTTCCGCGTTGCGGCGGCGCGCCAGATGCAGCGCGCGCGGCTCGACGACATGCGCGTTGCGATCAACTACGGGATCAACACCGGTGTCCCCGGCGGCATCTATCAGGGCAGCGGCGGCAATCCGCAGTTGCGACCGATCCGTTCGAATTCCTATGACGCCACGATCGAGAAATATTTCGGGACGCGCGGCTACATCGCGTTGCAGGGCTTTTACAAGGACCTGCAAAGCTTCGTGTACAATCTGGAACAAGAGTTCGACTTCACCTCCTATCCCAAGCCCATCGGGGTGCAGCCCGCCACCAATATCGGCCTGCTGAACCAGCCGATCAACGGCGAGGGCGGCAATATCTATGGGGTCGAGCTTGCAGGAACGCTGCCCTTTGGCGAGCTGTCCGGGGCGCTTGACGGGTTCGGCGTTACCGGCGGCCTGAGCTATACCGAAACGCAGATCCAGCCGACGCCGGGTGCGCCTTCGGAGGACATTCCGGGCTATTCGCGCTGGGTCGCGAACGGCACCGCCTTTTTCGAGAAGTGGGGCTTCAACGCGCGGGGCTCGGTGCGCTATCGCTCGACCTTTATCGGCGAATTGTCGGGCTTTGGCGCCAATCGCGTGCGCCGTCGTGCGCTTGATGAAACGATCATCGATGCGCAGATCGGCTATGACTTCCAGGCGGGATCGGCGCTCGAGGGCGTGTCGGTGTTCGTGCAGGGCCAGAACCTGACCGACGAACCCTTCGTCACGGTCGATCCGCGCGACGAGCGGGCAATTGTTGATTTTCAACAATATGGCCGTCGGTTCCTGGCGGGTGCGACGGTGCGGTTCTGA
- a CDS encoding LacI family DNA-binding transcriptional regulator — MARSASQRPTSFDIAYRAGVSQPTVSRALRGSPSVSAATRARIEAIARELNYAVDKNASNLRSQQSHTIALLFFEDVTADSSLINPFFLSMLGAITRGAGKAGYDLLISFQHHAGDCPKSYEDSRKADGIILLGYGDYQQYRPRLEQLYAQGTHFVRWGSPEHGDRGTTIGCDNRAGGRVATEHLLHQGRRRIGFLGACDNHSPEFRERWLGYCDAHHAAGIEPDPALQVDAITLEAAGHRAVHTLTARGGAFDAIFAASDLIAIGAMHALQESGKRIPNDIAVVGYDDIPAAHQASPPLTTVQQDAQLAGDALVNALLARLEQREPVSCLLPVSLKVRASSVAHTTV, encoded by the coding sequence GTGGCCCGATCGGCGTCACAGCGCCCCACGTCGTTCGACATCGCCTATCGCGCAGGCGTGTCGCAACCGACGGTATCGCGTGCGCTGCGTGGCAGCCCGTCGGTCAGCGCCGCTACCCGCGCTCGGATCGAAGCAATTGCTCGGGAGCTGAATTATGCGGTCGACAAGAACGCATCGAACCTGCGCAGCCAGCAATCCCACACGATCGCGCTGTTGTTTTTCGAGGATGTGACCGCCGACAGTTCGCTGATCAACCCGTTCTTCCTGTCGATGCTGGGCGCCATCACCCGCGGCGCGGGGAAAGCGGGCTATGATCTCCTCATTTCATTTCAGCATCACGCCGGCGACTGTCCGAAAAGCTATGAGGACAGTCGCAAGGCCGATGGCATCATCCTGCTGGGCTATGGTGATTACCAACAATATCGGCCCCGGCTCGAACAACTTTACGCGCAAGGGACGCATTTCGTGCGCTGGGGATCGCCCGAGCACGGCGATCGCGGCACGACGATCGGGTGCGACAATCGCGCGGGCGGGCGCGTGGCGACCGAGCATCTGTTGCACCAAGGGCGTCGGCGGATCGGGTTTCTCGGCGCATGCGACAACCATTCTCCCGAATTTCGCGAACGCTGGCTGGGCTATTGCGATGCACATCATGCCGCCGGGATCGAACCGGATCCGGCGTTGCAGGTCGATGCGATAACCTTGGAAGCGGCGGGGCATCGCGCGGTCCACACGTTGACCGCGCGCGGCGGTGCATTTGACGCGATCTTCGCCGCCAGCGACCTGATCGCGATCGGCGCGATGCACGCGCTGCAGGAAAGCGGGAAGCGGATACCGAACGACATCGCGGTCGTAGGCTATGACGATATTCCCGCCGCGCATCAGGCAAGCCCGCCCCTGACGACGGTGCAGCAGGATGCGCAACTCGCCGGCGATGCGCTGGTGAATGCGCTGCTCGCACGGCTCGAACAGCGCGAGCCGGTTAGCTGCTTGTTGCCCGTATCGCTCAAAGTCCGGGCCAGCAGTGTCGCGCATACGACTGTATAA
- a CDS encoding MFS transporter: MTEQGGKPQQGFWGLWSISFGFLGVQIGFALQNANASRIFQALGTPIENLALMWMAAPLTGLLVQPIIGHYSDRTWTRLGRRRPYFLVGAILCTVALLFMPNSPAIWAAAITLWILDASLNVTMEPFRAFVGDMLRRAQRPTGYAFQTAFIGVGAVIASLAPYVLTEFGVPNVAPEGQIPDTVRFSFYIGAAALLLAVLWTVFGTREYSPEQLAIYAVADGELPPPPHHVPTTTPATGPYWLVGGLLAALAAFALSLKPEAYLVSIGLVAFGVAQIVSRRLIAAGRGDNLLSHVVNDLATMPETMRRLALVQFFTWGALFILWIYSVPVVAQNAFGTDDPASAAYNQAGNWVGVLFAIYSGVAAICAFALPLLSKALGPVRTHMIALSAGATGFVGLFVIRDATLLIAAMIGIGIAWASILTMPYVILANTLPQHKLGVYMGIFNFFVVLPQLIVAALMGALIDAAFPTEPGYTMLIAAAVMAVAVLAMLRVKV; this comes from the coding sequence ATGACCGAGCAAGGCGGCAAGCCGCAACAGGGCTTTTGGGGGCTGTGGTCGATCTCATTCGGTTTTCTGGGGGTTCAGATCGGCTTTGCGTTGCAAAATGCCAACGCCAGCCGGATCTTCCAGGCGCTCGGCACGCCGATCGAAAATCTTGCGTTGATGTGGATGGCAGCACCGCTGACCGGCCTGCTCGTGCAGCCGATCATCGGGCATTACAGCGATCGAACCTGGACCCGCCTCGGCCGCCGTCGCCCCTATTTTCTCGTCGGTGCCATACTCTGCACCGTCGCGTTGCTGTTCATGCCCAATTCGCCCGCGATCTGGGCGGCGGCGATCACCTTGTGGATATTGGACGCCTCGCTCAACGTCACGATGGAGCCGTTCCGCGCCTTTGTCGGCGATATGCTGCGGCGCGCGCAGCGGCCCACGGGCTACGCCTTCCAGACCGCGTTCATCGGCGTGGGCGCGGTAATCGCGAGCCTGGCGCCGTATGTGCTGACCGAGTTCGGCGTGCCCAATGTGGCGCCCGAGGGGCAAATCCCCGATACGGTTCGGTTCAGCTTCTATATCGGTGCCGCCGCATTGCTGCTGGCGGTATTGTGGACGGTGTTCGGCACGCGCGAATACAGCCCCGAACAGCTCGCGATTTACGCTGTCGCCGATGGCGAGCTGCCGCCCCCGCCGCATCACGTTCCTACCACAACCCCCGCAACCGGACCCTATTGGCTGGTGGGCGGGTTGCTCGCGGCGCTCGCGGCCTTCGCGCTGTCGCTCAAGCCCGAGGCTTATCTGGTTTCGATCGGCCTGGTGGCATTCGGCGTGGCGCAGATCGTCTCGCGCCGGTTGATTGCCGCCGGGCGTGGCGACAATCTGCTCAGCCACGTCGTCAACGATCTGGCGACGATGCCCGAGACGATGCGCCGCCTCGCGCTCGTCCAGTTCTTCACCTGGGGGGCGTTGTTCATCCTGTGGATCTATTCGGTGCCGGTGGTCGCGCAAAATGCGTTCGGCACCGATGATCCCGCTTCTGCAGCCTATAATCAGGCGGGTAATTGGGTGGGGGTGCTATTCGCGATCTATTCGGGGGTTGCGGCGATTTGCGCCTTCGCACTGCCGCTGCTGTCAAAGGCTCTGGGTCCGGTGCGAACCCACATGATCGCCTTGTCCGCCGGGGCAACCGGGTTTGTCGGCCTGTTCGTCATCCGCGATGCAACCCTGCTGATCGCGGCGATGATCGGCATCGGTATCGCCTGGGCATCGATCCTGACGATGCCCTATGTCATCCTCGCCAATACGCTGCCGCAGCATAAGCTGGGCGTCTACATGGGCATCTTCAATTTCTTCGTGGTGCTGCCGCAGTTGATCGTCGCCGCGTTGATGGGCGCATTGATCGACGCGGCTTTCCCGACCGAGCCGGGATATACCATGCTCATCGCCGCTGCGGTGATGGCGGTCGCGGTGCTGGCGATGCTGCGGGTGAAGGTTTGA
- a CDS encoding NIPSNAP family protein has product MMAYPIDRRSVLAGAAAAGGVTLTSTGARAQRRAAAVTPEVYELRTYRLVHGGMKARLDAYLRDAFIPAARRAGCGPIGAFTVAIGPGSPSVHVLVPYPSIADFAALPGKLADDQGYAKAAEPFSSATPEGPPYASLDVKLMRAFPHFPRVEVPDAAGANKPRIFELRTYFSHSDKAGATKIEMFDTGGEIEIFRRNGLTPVFFAQDLTGSRLPSLTYLLTFPDFAARERSWSSFGADPAWRRLITTPGLTDPEITTGIDNQILSPTPYSQI; this is encoded by the coding sequence ATGATGGCGTACCCAATTGATCGACGTTCGGTGCTCGCGGGGGCTGCTGCCGCCGGTGGTGTAACCCTCACGAGCACCGGCGCCCGGGCCCAGCGCCGCGCCGCGGCGGTCACCCCCGAGGTCTACGAGCTTCGCACCTACCGCCTGGTTCACGGCGGGATGAAGGCGCGCCTCGACGCCTATCTTCGCGATGCCTTCATCCCGGCGGCGCGCCGCGCGGGTTGTGGCCCCATAGGTGCGTTCACCGTGGCCATCGGCCCGGGAAGCCCCAGCGTCCATGTCCTCGTCCCCTATCCCTCGATCGCCGACTTCGCCGCGCTGCCCGGCAAGCTGGCCGACGACCAGGGCTATGCGAAGGCCGCCGAGCCATTTTCCAGCGCCACCCCCGAAGGGCCACCGTACGCCTCGCTCGACGTGAAGCTGATGCGCGCCTTCCCGCATTTTCCGCGCGTCGAGGTTCCAGACGCCGCGGGCGCCAACAAGCCCCGCATATTCGAACTGCGGACGTATTTCAGCCATAGCGACAAGGCCGGGGCAACCAAGATCGAGATGTTCGACACCGGCGGCGAGATCGAGATATTTCGCCGCAACGGCCTGACGCCGGTCTTCTTCGCCCAGGACCTTACGGGCTCACGCCTGCCGAGCCTGACCTACCTGCTGACCTTTCCCGATTTCGCGGCGCGCGAACGAAGCTGGAGCAGCTTCGGCGCGGATCCGGCGTGGCGCCGCCTGATTACGACACCCGGACTTACCGACCCCGAAATCACCACCGGCATCGACAACCAGATCCTCAGCCCGACGCCCTATTCACAGATCTGA